Proteins found in one Kwoniella bestiolae CBS 10118 chromosome 1, complete sequence genomic segment:
- a CDS encoding TATA-box-binding protein, translated as MSGLALPSSSSSKAGPSNGNGEVLRDDERLEGEGEVLSRVPNKAISSVPEITSVQGLVPTLQNIVATVNLECRLDLKTIALHARNAEYNPKRFAAVVMRIRDPKTTALIFASGKMVVTGAKSEDDSRLASRKYARIIQKLGFDAKFAEFKIQNIVGSCDVKFPIRLEGLAFSHGAFSSYEPELFPGLIYRMMKPKVVLLIFVSGKIVLTGAKVREEIYMAFNQIYSVLVEFRKEA; from the exons ATGTCAGGCCTGgctctcccctcctcctcatccagcaAAGCAGGCCCTTCCAATGGTAATGGTGAAGTACTAAGGGACGACGAGcggttggaaggtgaaggagaggtgTTGAGCAGAGTACCCAATAAAGCTATTAGTAGTGTTCCGGAGATTACCAGTGTGCAGGGGCTAGTACCGACTTTACA AAACATCGTCGCAACTGTTAATCTGGAGTGTCGGTTGGATCTCAAGACTATAGCTTTACATGCTAGAAATGCAGAGTACAACCccaag CGTTTCGCCGCCGTCGTCATGCGAATCCGAGACCCCAAAACCACCGCCCTAATCTTCGCATCCGGAAAGATGGTAGTAACAGGAGCGAAGTCAGAGGACGATTCACGATTGGCCTCCAGGAAATACGCCAGGATAATTCAGAAATTGGGATTCGACGCCAAGTTTGCGGAGTTCAAGATTCAGAATATCGTGGGCAGTTGTGATGTCAAGTTTCCAATTAGGTTGGAGGGACTGGCGTTTAGTCATGGGGCGTTTAGTAGTTATGAgcctgag TTGTTTCCCGGTCTTATCTATAGAATGATGAAACCCAAAGtcgtccttctcatcttcgtctctgGAAAGATTGTTCTGACGGGTGCTAAagtgagagaagagatctATATGGCGTTTAATCAGATTTACTCGGTGTTGGTCG AATTCCGAAAAGAAGCATAG
- a CDS encoding 60S ribosomal protein eL15: protein MGAYKYLAELYTKKQSDVLQFVSRVRCWEYRQLAVIHRASRPSRPDKARRLGYKAKQGYLIYRVRVRKGNRKKPVPKGATYGKPVRQGVNHLKYQRGLRSTAEERVGRRCGNLRVLNSYWVNQDGVYKYYEVILVDPSHKAIRRDARINWIANPVHKHRESRGLTAEGKKNRGLGKGSKHNHQPGRSTWKKHNTLSLRRYR from the exons ATGGGTGCCTACAAGTATCTCGCCGAGCTCTACACCAAGAAACAATCCGACGTCCTCCAGTTCGTCTCTCGAGTACGATGCTGGGAGTACAGGCAGCTCGCCGTCATCCACCGAGCTTCCAGACCTTCAAGACCCGACAAGGCTAGGAGATTGGGATACAAGGCCAAGCAAGGTTACTTGATCTACAGAGTCAGAGTTAGAAAGGGTAACAGGAAGAAGCCAGTGCCCAAGGGTGCCACCTACGGTAAACCCGTTAGACAGGGTGTTAACCACTTGAAGTACCAACGAGGTCTTAGATCCACTGCTGAGGAGAGAGTTGGAAGGAGATGTGGAAACTTGAGAGT CCTCAACTCCTACTGGGTTAACCAAGATGGTGTCTACAAATACTACGAAGTCATCCTTGTCGA CCCCTCCCACAAAGCCATCCGACGAGACGCCCGAATCAACTGGATCGCCAACCCCGTGCACAAGCACCGAGAATCCAGAGGTCTCACCGCCgagggaaagaagaacaGGGGTTTGGGCAAGGGTTCCAAGCACAACCACCAACCTGGACGATCCACCTGGAAGAAACACAACAC CCTCTCTCTCCGACGATACCGATAA
- a CDS encoding 60S ribosomal protein uL11 yields MPPKFDPSEVKIIYLRATGGEVGASSALAPKIGPLGLSPKKVGEDIAKATSDWKGLRVTCQLTIQNRQATVSVVPSASSLVIKALKEPPRDRKKEKNIKHSGNVPLDQIYDIARKMAHKSFAKSLTGGVLEILGTAQSVGCTVDGKPPHDIIDAIHDGEIVVPDE; encoded by the exons ATGCCTCCCAAGTTCGACCCATCCGAGGTTAAG ATCATCTACCTCCGAGCTACCGGTGGTGAAGTCGGTGCTTCTTCCGCTTTGGCTCCCAAGATCGGTCCTCTtggtttg TCCCCCAAGAAGGTCGGTGAAGATATCGCCAAGGCCACCTCTGACTGGAAAGGTCTCCGAGTCACTTGTCAATTGACCATCCAAAACAG ACAAGCCACCGTCTCCGTCGTCCCATCCGCTTCTTCCCTCGTCATCAAGGCCCTCAAGGAACCCCCAAGGGACcgaaagaaggagaagaataTCAAGCACTCTGGTAACGTCCCTCTTGACCAAATCTACGAT ATCGCCCGAAAAATGGCCCACAAGTCATTCGCCAAATCCCTCACCGGTGGTGTATTAGAGATCCTCGGTACCGCCCAATCGGTAGGATGTACCGTCGATGGAAAACCCCCTCACGACATCATCGACGCCATCCACGATGGTGAGATTGTCGTTCCTGATGAATAA